The Aphis gossypii isolate Hap1 chromosome 3, ASM2018417v2, whole genome shotgun sequence genome includes a region encoding these proteins:
- the LOC114121407 gene encoding E3 SUMO-protein ligase PIAS2-like, with the protein MNMNNYSVDEGYRNMLSSFRSNDLQTLLGAFGRNKAGRKSELKDRAIELLRTRPANINYSAYIAKIYEIYRSLQHDVPSNDIMMRSLLQNQQHQQQRQMMSSMGQMQNPPQRMYQPPQYPQQSMHMARAGLPQVMPQMQRGMYGNHISNSIPANNMVNNNIQYIAAGNYQPSGTRTIVSHQLPPNQQMNIAAQDALGLGTTASVNNSYTPSIETVAKLKFKKLPFYEVIDEVIKPTLLTGTERCTLQNVPRGMKEATFKLILSLEHANFVAMNRDISHGKNEYLYQFQIRICQLIEPVPNESPDYMPLGLHIRVGMKACPLPPTAPNTRPGTESRRTARPINCTANVKLSPIVSNNITINWTPDGKNYVFAMYLVKKLTADTLIKKLQDKGGRSSEETKNYIIKKLADVDPDLATTSYRFSLVCPLGKMRMKIPAKSIHCDHLQCFDASTFILMNEKKPTWMCPTCNKPCLYDDIQIENYFLEVVSSPTLKYCSKEIEILADGTWRVYEETKETKNTNSTPDKVKPIDSVDLDSDDEKCIEPKTEPSPESSRTQEPENLKSSFIDLTISDEEGPPTEKDKQENEAQAADAIQPVAVIDLKPQAQVQPQQAVTSSEQGVVIEIDSPSPPSSPTPTTEAS; encoded by the exons ATGAACATGAATAATTACTCCGTTGACGAAGGTTATAGAAACATGCTGAGTAGTTTCAGGTCTAATGATCTACAAACACTATTGGGAGCTTTTGGTCGGAATAAAGCAGGCCGAAAATCCGAATTAAAAGATCGAGCAATTGAATTGTTAAGGACTAGACCAGCTAACATTAACTACTCAGCATATATagcaaaaatatatgaaatatatcgtTCCTTGCAACATGATGTGCCtagtaatgatattatgatgcGCAGCTTATTACAAAATCAACAACATCAACAACAAAGGCAGATGATGTCATCTATGGGTCAAATGCAGAACCCACCACAAAGAATGTACCAACCACCACAATATCCCCAACAATCAATGCATATGGCACGAGCTGGATTACCTCAAGTTATGCCTCAAATGCAAAGAGGCATGTACGGTAACCACATATCAAATTCTATTCCTGCTAACAATATGGTCAATAATAACATTCAGTATATAGCTGCTGGCAATTATCAACCATCCGGAACTCGTACCATAGTGTCACATCAATTACCCCCAAATCAACAAATGAATATTGCAGCACAAGATGCATTAGGATTAGGAACAACGGCTAGCGTAAATAATTCTTACACACCATCTATTGAAACTGTAGCTAAACTCAAATTCAAAAAGCTACCATTTTATGAAGTTATTGATGAAGTCATTAAACCAACTCTTCTAACTGGCACGGAGAGATGTACATTACAAAATGTTCCTAGAG gTATGAAAGAAGCTACATTCAAACTTATTCTGTCACTCGAACATGCCAATTTCGTAGCAATGAATCGTGACATTTCTCAtggtaaaaatgaatatcttTATCAGTTCCAAATTCGAATTTGTCAGTTGATAGAGCCTGTACCTAATGAGTCACCAGATTACATGCCTCTTGGACTACACATACGAGTTGGTATGAAAGCCTGTCCATTACCGCCAACTGCTCCTAATACTCGACCAGGAACTGAATCTAGACGAACTGCAAGACCTATCAATTGCACTGCAAATGTCAAACTTTCTCCAATCGTTAGCAACAACATCACTATTAATTGGACTCCTGatggaaaaaattatgtttttgcaATGTatctagtaaaaaaattaacggcTGATACCTTAATAAAGAAACTTCAAGACAAAGGTGGGAGAAGTTCAGaagaaactaaaaactatattattaaaaagttagcGGACGTTGATCCAGATTTAGCTACTACTTCTTATCGGTTTTCTTTGGTGTGTCCATTGGGTAAAATGAGAATGAAGATACCTGCAAAATCTATTCATTGTGATCATTTACAATGTTTCGATGccagtacatttattttaatgaatgagAAAAAACCAACTTGGATGTGCCCAACTTGCAACAAGCCTTGTTTGTATGACGATatacaaatagaaaattattttttggaagTGGTTTCAAGTCCAACACTAAAATACTGCAGTaaagaaattgaaattttggCCGATGGCACATGGAGAGTGTATGAAGAAactaaagaaacaaaaaacacTAATAGTACTCCTGATAAAGTAAAACCGATTGATTCTGTCGATTTAGATAGTGACGATGAAAAATGCATTGAGCCTAAAACTGAACCTAGCCCTGAAAGTTCTAGAACCCAAGAACCTGAAAACTTAAAGTCATCTTTTATTGATCTGACAATAAGTGACGAAGAAGGACCACCAACAGAAAAAGATAAACAAGAAAATGAAGCCCAAGCAGCTGATGCTATTCAACCGGTCGCTGTGATTGATTTAAAACCACAAGCTCAGGTACAGCCACAACAAGCTGTTACCAGTTCTGAACAAGGAGTAGTAATTGAAATAGACAGTCCATCTCCTCCTTCAAGTCCTACCCCTACGACTGAAGCctcctaa
- the LOC114121408 gene encoding uncharacterized protein LOC114121408 — translation MAVPLPCVQVGKCEKCLNYYPAKSIHQCMLVTVKEQKHLRKILPAECKEKNTSQINLNNNDNDQIIVKNKDTINDYSSTSCLISAIKSRRPLFDHTMPLSNRCESIKNKLWSEVHDKLQGQFTIDELKKKWKYLKEKYVRERQKQKKNGFKVAKKSKWLHYTQLSFLEEVVTQFHDKKIISNLDLNLDNCSEDSPQNLTAKDQNRKEKNDHNFQRLNGHKIARHSSLAELIDEPYDSDVAFGKYLVSLMKDLPISKRKKLQSQIITTVISAQDLD, via the exons ATGGCGGTTCCACTTCCATGTGTACAg gtTGGAAAATGTGAAAAGTGTTTGAACTATTATCCTGCTAAATCTATTCATCAATGTATGCTTGTTACTGTCAAAGagcaaa aaCATTTGAGAAAAATTTTACCAGCAGAGTgcaaagaaaaaaacacatcacagataaatcttaataataatgataatgatcaAATAATAGTAAAGAATAAAGAcactataaatgattatagttCTACTTCTTGTTTAATAAGTGCCATTAAAAGTCGGCGTCCATTATTTGATCATACAATGCCATTATCAAATAGATGtgaatcaattaaaaacaaattatggaGTGAAGTACATGATAAATTACAAg gtCAATTCACTATTgacgagttaaaaaaaaaatggaaatatcTAAAGGAAAAATATGTCCGTGAaagacaaaaacaaaaaaaaaatggttttaaagtagctaaaaaatcaaaatggttACATTATACTCAACTATCATTCCTGGAAGAAGTGGTAACACAATTTCATGATAAAAA gattataagtaatttagatttaaatttagacaatTGTTCTGAAGACTCTCCTCAAAATTTAACTGCTAAAGATCAAAACAGAAAAGAAa AAAACGATCATAACTTCCAAAGATTAAATGGGCATAAAATAGCAAGACATTCATCACTAGCAGAATTAATTGATGAACCATATGATTCTGATGTCGCTTTTGGAAAGTATTTAGTATCATTAATGAAAGATTTACCAATAAGTAAGAGAAAAAAGTTACAAAGTCAGATTATAACGACTGTTATATCTGCTCAGGATCTAGATTAA